A stretch of Brassica rapa cultivar Chiifu-401-42 chromosome A08, CAAS_Brap_v3.01, whole genome shotgun sequence DNA encodes these proteins:
- the LOC103834007 gene encoding SNF2 domain-containing protein CLASSY 1, whose product MKRKRYYQLNHTFDPCPFEVFCSGTWKAVEYLRVESGSMTMRLFENGHVLDDVKPFQKLRLRSRKATTIDCTTFLRHGVDVCVLYQKDEVTPEDDLEPVWVDAKIVSIERKPHEPECLCEFHVSIYIDQGCISSEKHRMNRASVVMGLDQISILQKFPKEQSVDRFYRWRYSEDSASLVKTRLTLGKFMPDLSWLLVTSVLKNTVFHIKTIQNKMVYLIMTDEESSSSSCLSAMNITVEDGVYLSKVVTFNPDEDDTTLALDYVHVEEEESEEEEEVMELRRSKRRNMRPDRYGFSGVQPDSKDGWVRLMPYKYSTWTDDEEGDDEDSNDDRDSDDDLYLPLSHFFGKESNTKGFSKRKESEIVLVDKTARKKKMMMKMKMKKRDGSGGSRELSVIPFTPVFDPIPLEQFGFNANSLCSGGFSGSNLIDEMDRYRSKPSKYGKKKMLSEMDEMESDLGWIDNMSKSSVQKGTGSHSRIRSGYGKTGHSDEPQIFKRRTLSAGAYNELIESYMSNIDSTIAAKKETNSVVEQWEALKNPTSTTVEDEDGSSEDDDSEGETSENEMLWREMELCMASSYILDDNELRVDNEAFQKATSGCEHDYELNEEIGMCCKLCGHVGSEIRDVSAPFARQKKWTTEAKHINEEDIDTNVKQDGDERRSFTMPVATLEVPSPEESENVWSLIPQLRRKLHMHQKKAFEFLWRNLAGSVVPSMMDPSSDKIGGCVVSHTPGAGKTFLIIAFLASYLKIFPGKRPLVLAPKTTLYTWYKEFIKWEIPVPVHLIHGRRTYCVAKENKIQFKGIPKPSQDVSHVIDCLDKIQKWHAQPSVLVMGYTSFLTLMREDSKFAHRKYMAKVLRESPGLLVLDEGHNPRSTKSRLRKALMKVDTDLRVLLSGTLFQNNFCEYFNTLCLARPKFIHEVLMELDEKFNTNQTVQKAPHLIENRARKFFLDIIAKKIDTKVGDERLQGLNMLRNMTSGFIDNYEGSGSGSGDVLPGLQIYTLLMNSTDLQHKTLTKLQTVMSTYHGYPLELELLITLAAIHPWLVKTSTCCAKFFNPEELFEIEKLKHDAKKGSKVMFVLNLVFRVVKREKILIFCHNIAPIRLFLELFENVFRWKRGREILTLTGDLELFDRGRVIDKFEEHGGPSRVLLASITACAEGISLTAASRVIMLDSEWNPSKTKQAIARAFRPGQQKVVYVYQLLSRGTLEEDKYRRTTWKEWVSSMIFSEEFVEDPSQWQAEKIEDDVLREIVEEDKVKSFHMIMKNEKASTG is encoded by the exons ATGAAGAGAAAGCGTTACTATCAGTTGAACCATACGTTTGATCCATGTC CTTTCGAGGTGTTCTGTTCAGGGACATGGAAGGCGGTGGAGTACTTAAGAGTCGAGAGTGGATCGATGACCATGCGACTTTTTGAGAACGGGCATGTACTGGATGATGTAAAACCTTTCCAAAAGCTTCGTCTTAGATCAAGAAAGGCCACTACTATCGACTGCACCACTTTTCTACGGCACGGTGTTGATGTTTGTGTTCTCTATCAGAAAGATGAAGTGACTCCAGAGGATGACTTGGAGCCG GTATGGGTTGATGCAAAGATTGTATCCATAGAGAGGAAGCCTCATGAACCTGAGTGCTTGTGTGAGTTCCACGTCAGCATCTATATAGACCAAGGCTGCATCAGTTCGGAGAAGCATAGGATGAATAGAGCTTCTGTGGTCATGGGACTGGACCAAATCTCCATTCTCCAAAAGTTTCCAAAGGAACAAAGCGTGGACCGGTTCTACAGATGGAGATACTCCGAGGACAGTGCATCACTAGTGAAAACAAGGCTTACACTCGGCAAATTCATGCCTGATCTTTCTTGGCTTCTTGTTACATCAGTCTTGAAAAACACTGTGTTCCATATCAAAACTATCCAAAACAAGATGGTGTATCTGATTATGACGGATGAAGAGTCTAGTAGTAGTTCTTGTTTGAGTGCAATGAATATCACGGTGGAAGATGGAGTTTACTTGTCAAAGGTGGTTACATTCAATCCAGATGAGGATGATACTACTCTTGCTCTGGATTATGTTCATGTAGAGGAGGAGGAAagtgaagaggaggaggaggtgatGGAGCTGCGACGATCCAAGAGAAGAAACATGAGGCCTGATAGATATGGTTTCTCTGGGGTTCAGCCAGATTCAAAGGATGGATGGGTAAGGCTTATGCCATATAAGTACAGCACATGGACTGATGACGAAGAAGGTGATGATGAAGATAGTAATGATGATAGAGATTCAGATGATGATTTGTACTTACCCTTATCACACTTCTTTGGGAAAGAGAGCAACACAAAGGGATTCAGTAAACGTAAGGAAAGTGAGATTGTTTTGGTAGACAAAAcagcgaggaagaagaagatgatgatgaagatgaagatgaagaaaagaGATGGAAGTGGTGGAAGCCGCGAGCTCTCAGTTATCCCCTTCACTCCTGTGTTTGACCCTATACCATTGGAACAGTTTGGTTTCAATGCAAACAGTTTATGTAGTGGTGGATTCTCTGGAAGCAATTTGATAGATGAGATGGATAGGTATCGTAGTAAACCTTCTAAATACGGTAAGAAGAAGATGTTGTCGGAAATGGATGAGATGGAATCTGACTTGGGTTGGATTGACAACATGAGCAAGTCCTCGGTCCAAAAAGGAACAGGATCACACTCCCGGATAAGGTCCGGTTATGGGAAAACCGGACATTCTGATGAACCGCAGATATTTAAGAGGAGAACATTGAGCGCAGGTGCTTATAACGAGCTGATAGAATCATACATGAGTAATATTGACTCCACAATTGCAGCCAAGAAGGAAACAAACAGTGTTGTTGAGCAATGGGAAGCGTTAAAGAACCCCACAAGCACTACAGTGGAAGATGAAGACGGGTCGAGTGAGGATGATGATAGTGAGGGAGAGACGTCAGAGAATGAGATGTTGTGGAGGGAGATGGAACTATGTATGGCTTCTTCTTACATTCTTGATGACAATGAG TTGAGAGTGGATAATGAGGCGTTCCAGAAAGCGACAAGTGGTTGTGAACATGATTATGAACTGAATGAAGAAATAGGAATGTGTTGCAAATTATGTGGTCATGTAGGATCGGAGATAAGAGATGTTTCTGCACCTTTT GCGCGACAAAAGAAATGGACCACAGAGGCTAAGCATATCAACGAAGAAGACATCGACACTAATGTGAAACAAGACGGAGATGAGAGACGCAGTTTCACTATGCCTGTGGCTACCTTAGAGGTTCCTTCACCTGAAGAAAGCGAGAACGTTTGGTCACTAATACCACAGCTTAGGAGAAAACTTCACATGCACCAGAAGAAAGCTTTTGAGTTTCTCTGGAGAAACCTAGCTGGGTCAGTGGTTCCCTCCATGATGGATCCGAGTTCAGATAAGATAGGTGGCTGCGTGGTTTCTCATACCCCAGGAGCTGGCAAAACATTTCTCATCATAGCTTTTCTCGCAAGCTACTTGAAGATATTCCCTGGGAAGAGGCCTTTGGTTCTTGCTCCCAAAACAACTTTGTACACATGGTACAAGGAGTTCATTAAATGGGAGATTCCAGTTCCCGTTCACCTGATCCATGGCCGTAGAACCTACTGTGTAGCCAAAGAGAACAAGATTCAGTTCAAGGGGATTCCAAAACCGAGCCAAGATGTTAGTCATGTTATCGACTGTTTGGACAAGATTCAGAAGTGGCATGCTCAGCCTAGTGTTCTTGTAATGGGTTACACTTCGTTTCTAACATTAATGAGAGAAGATTCCAAGTTTGCTCACAGGAAGTACATGGCTAAGGTACTGAGAGAATCTCCGGGGCTTCTGGTTCTAGACGAGGGACACAATCCGAGGAGTACCAAGTCGAGATTGCGCAAGGCTTTGATGAAAGTTGACACTGACTTGAGGGTTCTGCTGTCTGGTACATTGTTTCAGAACAACTTCTGTGAGTACTTCAACACTTTGTGCTTGGCTAGACCCAAGTTTATTCATGAGGTTCTAATGGAGTTGGACGAGAAGTTCAATACCAACCAAACTGTTCAAAAGGCGCCTCACTTGATTGAAAACAGAGCCAGGAAGTTCTTCCTTGACATTATAGCCAAGAAGATTGACACAAAAGTTGGAGACGAGCGGTTGCAAGGTCTTAACATGTTGAGGAACATGACCAGCGGTTTCATTGATAACTATGAAGGAAGTGGAAGCGGAAGCGGTGATGTTCTTCCTGGTTTGCAGATCTACACGTTGTTGATGAACTCCACAGATTTACAGCACAAGACTCTTACAAAACTTCAGACGGTGATGTCGACTTACCATGGTTATCCCCTGGAACTGGAGCTTCTCATAACCTTAGCAGCTATCCATCCTTGGCTGGTTAAAACCTCCACGTGTTGCGCCAAGTTCTTCAACCCTGAGGAGCTTTTCGAGATCGAGAAGCTCAAGCATGACGCCAAGAAAGGATCCAAAGTCATGTTTGTGCTCAATCTCGTGTTTAGGGTGGTCAAGAGGGAGAAAATTCTCATCTTCTGCCACAACATTGCGCCGATCCGCCTGTTTCTTGAGCTGTTTGAGAATGTGTTCAGGTggaagagagggagagagatccTTACCTTAACAGGGGATCTTGAGCTGTTTGACAGAGGCAGAGTGATAGACAAATTCGAAGAGCATGGAGGTCCTTCTCGTGTTCTGCTGGCTTCCATCACAGCCTGTGCAGAAGGGATCAGTCTAACTGCTGCTTCGAGGGTGATCATGCTTGACTCGGAGTGGAATCCTTCCAAGACAAAGCAAGCAATAGCACGCGCGTTCAGACCAGGACAGCAGAAAGTGGTGTACGTTTACCAGCTCTTGTCCAGAGGAACACTTGAGGAAGACAAATACAGGAGGACGACGTGGAAAGAGTGGGTCTCAAGTATGATTTTCAGCGAAGAATTTGTAGAGGACCCGTCACAGTGGCAAGCTGAAAAGATTGAAGATGATGTTCTCAGAGAGATCGTAGAGGAAGACAAAGTCAAATCCTTCCATATGATAATGAAGAACGAGAAAGCTTCAACtggctga